tctgtATCGATATAGAGTAactattttggtatttatttatgataaattacaatgggcTCTCCTggaattttcataattacgaatacctacttattgtttgaaatattacaaatatcctaCCAAATACTCCTTTGTGATAGCCTATTGTaggaagtatttgtaattttttaaataacaaagaagTATTTATGATTACGATAAATCTCAAAAGAgtctattgtaatttacccatttatttatatatgtaaaaaataccttatataaaaaaaaatgatacattGTTCCTTTTTTCTCTCGTCTCTTTCTAAATTCCATGATGTTAATACACCATTGCGAGTTTATGATAATTGTTGCATTCgtttatgaaaaattcttgttcGAATTAGGTTTGGCTGAATCACATTTGCTATGAGAATGGtcactttttcttaattgtaCACCAATTACATGTCAATGTATCgcactttttatatatataattaatttagctTTGACCGAGTCATTCAAACTGAAATTTCCACTGTTATTAGGTTTTGGTACAACCACATGCATTGTATCCGATTAatgtcatatatttatataactatCAAGTGAAATTTTATGCGTTTTTGCACACATATGGGACATGCACGACTGTTAATTTAGATAATGTGCTAAATTTTAACATTGGCTTGATGTTTTGTTGTTCGTCCCACCCATGCCAGCGGAAGAGCCCAAGATGGAATCAAAAGGAGTATTCGAAGCTCCGCAAGTCAATGCCTTCGGCCAAACATTTAGGTCACATAtaatttagttgaattttTACTAGCATCAAAATATGAACTCTTGGTATTAATAAATCGGAGGGTCTGTATAGGGACTACACTAATGTCGAGAGCGAAAGGCAGAAGTCGGTCGAGGAATTCTACCGGCAGAATCATATTAACCAAACAGTAGACTTCGTAAGTACAATGTTCTATTCAAACGAGCGCAAGATTTAAGCATTAGTGATTAGTTATTGGGCTGAATCGGCAACTATAAACGCAGGTGAAGAAGATGATAGAACAATACAGCAAATTGGACAAGACCGAAATGAGCATATGGGAATGCTGTGAGCTTTTGAACCAAGTCGTGGACGACAGTGATCCTGATTTGGATGAACCCCAGATTCAACACTTGCTCCAAAGTGCTGAGGCTGCCAGGAAAGACTATCCTAATGAAGATTGGCTGCATTTGACCGCCCTAATTCAtggtatatataaatacgCAGTCCAATCTTTTCATTAGTTATTACATAACTCAAAACTTGTAAATCTTAGTGGTGTGGGGCAAGGGCTGGGAGttatttttggacaatattgtccgtatatattataaatatttagttcaaagaactttttttttggcaaatttttattttagctttaattaaatttttctaattgaaaaaaatatcctttatttaaaataaattaaagtataattaattagtgagttaaatagttcaaattttatattttttacaaactcaaagttaagtaataaatgaatacaataaatacacaaaaaaattgcatggaaagattttactaatttgatagtaaaattgagttattaattatttattcttttagacaAAAATGAGTGATTACGTATTGATTTATtgaacatattttctttaaaatatgctaaaatttatttattcattcttttctatttaattttttattaagcgtatatatctatttatcaatttcttttaaaaagcatatatGGGTTGTTggttgtattatatttattgtgtatttactatatatattaatttatactccaccttttaattcaaaattttcacttattaaaaaaattttaatctaaaaataattggacGATGATTCAATatacaaaatactaaaatatattaaaaatactataattgtTCAAGGATGAGgggcatttttgtccaacCAAGAGGATAAGTGTtacatttgttaatttagTGGGGTAAATGCtacattaaaaatagtttagcaggggaaaatatattttaccctaaattttattttataaaataataatttattttttataatttataattatatataaattactaattttattgttattatttgttttatttttttattggtaatatatttaaattgattttttttcttttctttttgaaattgatgtatgtgttatacattttattctaatttataatatattttaatatatgtaagactttttattatatgtccACAAGAACGCCTTGTCACGATAGCTAGTGTAACATATAAttcaaagtttgtttttatgtcaaaaaaaagaataagtcATAAAAAAactccaaataaaaaagatatttcccctttctttttccataTCATTGGTTATATGGTAGGGATTTTTCATGTAAGTTCTAACGTggtagaaaaaaataagaaaatatcttAGTTGGcagttgattttttattacatttccaTGTTAGTAACTCcccctcaaaaaaaaaaaaaaagccctAAAGTTTGTGCATGTAATCAATTTTCGAtcacttttaaatatttgatggatgaaattttataattacaaaaaaattaaaataaaataaaataaatatttgtcacCCCTATATTTGGGATACTTAGTGTGCCCGACTCCTAATGTATGAAGcagcaaatataattaaccttgGATATATAAAATGCATTAATAGTATAGAAAGATGTGAATATTTAACATCATTTTACATGGAATGTGCAGATCTTGGGAAAGTGCTTTGTCTCCCTAGCTTTGGGCAGCTCCCTCAATGGGCTGTCGTTGGTGAGTTCATAAACACCCTAGCATTATATATTTCTCTACCATTTTCAAGATCAAACTGTTCAAAATGTATTAACTAATACATACGTATTCGCGACAACAGGTGATACATTTCCTGTCGGTTGTGCTTTCGATGAATCCATTGTTCATCATAAGGTAACAAAGTCTTGTTCGAAATGTGAAATTTATGacgaaaaaggaaaaaactaCGTGGAAgatatacaatattaattcaaataaatcgaCTTTCATGTGATGTAGTATTTCAAGGACAATTCTGATTTTAACAACCCTGCTTACAACACTAAGAATGGGATCTATCAAGAAGGATGTGGACTTGACAAGGTTCTCATGTCATGGGGCCACGACGAATACATGTACTTGGTAAGCCCAGAATTTCTACTccattgaattttctattgcaTCTTGTAGTTTATTTCACATACACACATCacgtgtataatttttttcttagatCAAATTGATAACATagtttttatacatattacgtgaatatgtgaaatgaaaGCGAAAATGTAAAGTGAATTGTagtagaaaattcaatccaaaATTCTACAAGGTTTATGAATTTCACCTATGGCTTCTCATTACCAAGATTTGGGTAGCAAATTACATATGAGCAGCTTTtgcctttttaatttttctttttttcccttcttgTCTAAATCAAAGGTGGCTAAGAAAAACGGAACAACTCTACCTTCAGCTGCAATGTTCATCATCCGTTTCCACTCATTTTATCGTAAGAATTTACGTTTCTTCTCCTtaatataaaactaattagtgtttgtttaattacattaacatgttatatatatgcaatttgCAGCTATGCACAAGGCTGGAGCTTACACACACTTGATGAATGACGAGGATAAGCAAAATCTTGAATGGCTGAAGAAATtcaagtaatttaaatatacgCTATTGtgatttttctaataaataaataaaaaaatactaatattattttttaatttaacttcaaaaaaaatttcagcaaGTATGATCTGTACAGTAAGAGCAAAGTTAGAATTGATGTTGATAAAGTGAAACCATACTATATCTCCCTCATTGAGAAGGTAAGTAACTTTCACTGGCCGtagtattttatctttttttattttttgaattatttttctaacacATAGTTAATTACTGCAGTACTTTCCCGCAAAGCTCAAATGGTAAATTTCTCACAAAGTGGTGt
This Sesamum indicum cultivar Zhongzhi No. 13 linkage group LG5, S_indicum_v1.0, whole genome shotgun sequence DNA region includes the following protein-coding sequences:
- the LOC105162023 gene encoding inositol oxygenase 2; this encodes MSVLVDKPQQAEEPKMESKGVFEAPQVNAFGQTFRDYTNVESERQKSVEEFYRQNHINQTVDFVKKMIEQYSKLDKTEMSIWECCELLNQVVDDSDPDLDEPQIQHLLQSAEAARKDYPNEDWLHLTALIHDLGKVLCLPSFGQLPQWAVVGDTFPVGCAFDESIVHHKYFKDNSDFNNPAYNTKNGIYQEGCGLDKVLMSWGHDEYMYLVAKKNGTTLPSAAMFIIRFHSFYPMHKAGAYTHLMNDEDKQNLEWLKKFNKYDLYSKSKVRIDVDKVKPYYISLIEKYFPAKLKW